From one Colletotrichum destructivum chromosome 3, complete sequence genomic stretch:
- a CDS encoding Putative protein kinase-like domain superfamily has product MTEAAPPYDVLFLDRSQNQSNPLPTQNDIDGSEGLVIKFGVHVHPIEGHNMLYVGKLTTVPVPKPYVIYQHRKQQKVITYIVMQDVAGTTLVDLWGGLDHARKTAIVMTLRTYFDQLRQLPHPGYFGNIEG; this is encoded by the exons ATGACTGAAGCAGCACCGCCATACGATGTTCTGTTTTTAGACAGGTCTCAAAACCAGTCCAACCCTCTGCCGACTCAAAACGACATTGATGGATCCGAA GGGCTCGTCATCAAATTCGGCGTTCATGTTCACCCCATCGAGGGCCACAACATGCTTTACGTAGGAAAGCTCACGACGGTGCCGGTCCCCAAGCCATACGTCATTTATCAGCATCGAAAACAGCAGAAAGTAATCACGTACATCGTGATGCAAGACGTGGCGGGTACGACGCTTGTTGACCTATggggcggcctcgaccatGCTCGGAAAACGGCAATCGTCATGACCCTCCGGACATATTTCGATCAACTCCGACAACTGCCACACCCGGGCTACTTTGGCAACATTGAAGGCTGA
- a CDS encoding Putative major facilitator, sugar transporter, major facilitator superfamily, with the protein MGLGKLSVRINGAECGAEALMLGAITSIGGFLFGYDTGQISGMLLFSDFKKRFATGSLGPDGLPQWVPTTQSLMVSLMSIGTLIGALSGAYTADWWGRRRSLSFGVAIFIIGNIIQISAMNSWVHMMVGRFIAGLGVGNLSIGVPMFQSECSPREIRGAVVASYQLLITFGILISNLINFGVRNFQDSDASWRIVIGLGIGFSLPLGLGILFVPESPRWLAGRQDWEGSRMALARLRGLKDDPHCDLVEKDLQEMFKVIEEESKTGYGTWAECFTGSSGIPKTVYRTLLGISLHFIQQWTGVNFFFYYGATIFESAGIEDPIMMQLILGAVNVFCTFFGLYAVEKYGRRWPLFIGAVWQTAWLTVFAAVGVAMPPETNSTTGIVMIVSACMFIASFASTWGPMCWCVIGETFPLRTRAKQASLATAGNWLGNFLIAFLTPYATAGIGYSYGFVFAACNLAGAVLVWFFLYETKMLSLENVDRMYSDPSVKPYSSSKWVPPGYITRKQKDDSAFQRASVHSENTAVGGDQHKEKTSDDERPFSEHHTKQEPLANNV; encoded by the exons ATGGGTTTGGGTAAACT GTCCGTCCGCATCAATGGCGCTGAGTGCGGTGCCGAGGCCCTCATGCTCGGTGCCATCACCAGCATAGGAGGCTTCCTCTTCGGCTACGACACGGGTCAGATCTCGGGCATGCTTCTCTTCTCCGACTTCAAGAAACGCTTCGCCACCGGCAGCCTTGGCCCCGACGGTCTCCCGCAATGGGTGCCCACCACCCAGTCGCTCATGGTCTCGCTCATGAGCATCGGCaccctcatcggcgccctTTCCGGCGCCTACACGGCCGACTGGTGGGGCAGACGCCGGAGTTTGAGCTTCGGtgtcgccatcttcatcatcggtAACATCATCCAGATCTCGGCCATGAACTCGTGGGTGCACATGATGGTTGGTCGCTTCATCGCCGGTCTGGGCGTCGGTAACCTGTCCATCGGTGTCCCCATGTTCCAGTCCGAGTGCTCCCCGCGCGAGATCcgtggcgccgtcgtcgcctcgtACCAGCTGCTCATCACCTTCGGTATCCTCATCTCCAACCTCATCAACTTCGGCGTCCGCAACTTCCAAGACTCGGACGCCTCGTGGCGCATCGTtatcggcctcggcatcggcttcTCCCTGCCTCTGGGTCTGggcatcctcttcgtccccgAGTCTCCCCGCTGGCTGGCCGGTCGCCAGGACTGGGAGGGCTCGCGCATGGCCTTGGCTCGTCTCCGTGGCCTGAAGGACGACCCCCACtgcgacctcgtcgagaaggatCTCCAGGAAATGTTCAAGGTTATCGAGGAGGAATCCAAGACCGGCTACGGCACCTGGGCCGAGTGCTTCACCGGATCGTCCGGCATCCCCAAGACCGTCTACAGGACTCTGCTCGGAATCAGCCTGCATTTCATCCAGCAGTGGACTGGTGtcaacttcttcttctactaCGGAGCGACCATCTTCGAGTCGGCTGGCATCGAGGACCCCATCATGATGCAGCTGATTCTCGGAGCCGTCAACGTCTTCTGCACTTTCTTCGGCCTCTACGCCGTGGAGAAGTACGGCAGACGCTGGCCCTTGTTCATCGGTGCCGTCTGGCAGACCGCCTGGCTCACCGTCTTTGCCGCCGTCGGTGTGGCCATGCCCCCGGAAACCAACTCGACTACCGGCATTGTCATGATTGTCTCGGCCTGCATGTTTATTGCCTCCTTCGCCAGC ACCTGGGGACCCATGTGTTGGTGTGTCATTGGCGAGACGTTTCCTCTCCGCACCAGAGCGAAGCAGGCATCCCTCGCCACGGCCGGAAACTGGCTCGGAAACTTCCTCATTGCCTTCCTCACGCCCTacgccaccgccggcatTGGCTACTCGTacggcttcgtcttcgccgcctgCAACTTGGCCGGCGCGGTTCTCGTCTGGTTCTTCCTTTACGAGACGAAGATGCTTTCTCTCGAGAACGTCGACCGCATGTACAGCGACCCCAGCGTCAAGCCTTACTCCTCCAGCAAGTGGGTGCCGCCTGGCTACATCACCCGCAAGCAGAAGGACGACTCTGCCTTCCAGCGCGCCTCAGTGCACAGCGAGAACactgccgtcggcggcgaccagcacaaggagaagacgagCGATGACGAGAGGCCCTTCTCGGAACACCACACCAAGCAAGAGCCCTTGGCCAACAATGTTTAG
- a CDS encoding Putative chloramphenicol acetyltransferase-like domain superfamily, which produces MDCLTALIWAYATMARMRTKSPDEISLDWEARLLTPVNWRGRAFHHETVNFFGNTTAYLVTRVPLKEVMDAAENIDLLAHLASSINAMVEAVDEDFVATQTALMCACPDLRYLCTNICLEHPTGFSVDSWRTIGVDLTWDIPGVPTTMADVVRPVNATTREGTALILPNNDLGSNYQVSVSLQPQAMDILCNDKRWMQWFYGVVR; this is translated from the coding sequence ATGGACTGCCTCACAGCCCTGATTTGGGCCTACGCCACCATGGCCAGAATGAGGACAAAGAGCCCTGATGAAATCAGCCTCGACTGGGAAGCAAGACTCTTGACGCCCGTCAACTGGAGAGGACGCGCCTTCCACCACGAAACAGTAAATTTCTTTGGCAACACCACGGCCTACCTCGTCACAAGGGTTCCGCTAAAAGAGGTCATGGACGCTGCTGAAAACATAGATCTTCTAGCCCACTTGGCCAGCTCCATCAATGCCATGGTCGAAGCCGTGGACGAGGACTTCGTCGCCACGCAAACGGCTCTCATGTGCGCCTGTCCGGACCTACGATACCTATGCACCAACATCTGCCTAGAGCACCCGACAGGCTTTAGCGTCGATTCCTGGAGGACCATCGGAGTGGACCTCACATGGGATATTCCAGGGGTCCCGACGACAATGGCAGATGTTGTGCGCCCAGTAAACGCTACGACCAGGGAGGGTACGGCGTTGATCTTGCCGAACAACGACTTGGGGTCAAATTACCAAGTGTCGGTGTCACTCCAACCACAGGCTATGGATATTCTTTGTAACGATAAGCGTTGGATGCAATGGTTCTATGGCGTTGTTAGATAG
- a CDS encoding Putative beta-lactamase/transpeptidase, giving the protein MQYRLVVALLNVYFLYARAQPDVQTYFNLDEAAHATKTQTLKSSGYRILSLSSYGTPADIKYAAVWVKREGNHQIMISSADIKTYKKWLAKGKSRGYASTHVSATGPAKKAVFAGVMEKADVGKWSQECGLAKPENLHPARDFSRVVKDFSTYGTPNNRRYCVLVHENMGNAKETIFYNTNGPEDFAAIYNSELKKPIWRPAHLFVADDKHITPHFTDDWVGEWKAATDLTADELDAEIKLRQQGRLRPIHIDGAGTGKDTRFTVIFAETDVPEARKWTVTGKEGEQAMTERLDSIMQAWMKKNGVRQAQFAAAVKGEIILERSYTWAESNRAIVEPDDIFFVVSLSKMFTHAAVYNLIQAGKLDYSTRVYDVLGYKQAKDPRALSTTVSQLLDHSAGFDRSMSPDIGFQFREVSESFHNNKRPANLCDMIEFQLTKTLDFEPGSRSSYSNYGTMLLGYLITNITKQPYLDFLKENVLEGLDVRIYETAAEKHANDRIIQETRFSGLDATHPQSLQKVPYIFGGDGSIKEEVAPSFGLAASASTIARFIGRYAVWGTGEREVGNRQGGLPAARAMAVSEASGIDWAVTFNTQDFVTNKETTVLRDRLLKPLFSEPKSCFSWLRRFCAGV; this is encoded by the coding sequence ATGCAGTACCGCTTAGTTGTAGCCCTCCTTAATGTTTACTTTCTATACGCAAGAGCACAGCCAGACGTGCAAACCTACTTCAACTTGGACGAAGCCGCGCACGCAACCAAGACCCAGACGCTCAAGAGTTCCGGCTACCGAATACTATCACTCAGCTCTTACGGAACTCCTGCCGACATCAAGTATGCCGCAGTCTGGGTGAAGCGGGAGGGCAACCATCAAATCATGATTTCTAGCGCCGACATTAAGACTTACAAGAAATGGTTGGCCAAAGGGAAATCCCGAGGCTATGCTTCAACACATGTCTCCGCTACAGGGCCTGCTAAAAAGGCCGTCTTTGCTGGCGTCATGGAGAAGGCAGATGTTGGAAAATGGAGTCAGGAGTGCGGCTTGGCGAAACCAGAAAATCTACACCCAGCAAGGGATTTCAGTCGTGTTGTCAAGGACTTCAGCACCTACGGCACACCCAACAACCGTCGCTACTGCGTTCTTGTCCACGAGAACATGGGTAACGCAAAAGAAACAATCTTTTACAACACGAATGGGCCCGAGGACTTCGCTGCGATCTACAATTCCGAGCTCAAGAAGCCCATTTGGCGGCCCGCGCATCTCTTTGTAGCTGACGACAAACACATCACGCCTCATTTTACAGATGATTGGGTCGGCGAGTGGAAAGCGGCGACCGATCTCACTGCAGACGAGCTGGATGCCGAGATCAAGTTACGACAGcagggtcgtcttcgccctATCCATAtcgatggcgccggcacAGGAAAGGACACTCGCTTTACTGTGATTTTTGCAGAAACCGACGTCCCGGAGGCCCGCAAGTGGACAGTTACCGGAAAAGAGGGTGAGCAAGCGATGACCGAGCGGCTCGACTCCATCATGCAGGcctggatgaagaagaacggCGTACGCCAGGCACAGTTCGCAGCCGCCGTAAAGGGCGAGATCATCCTCGAGCGCAGTTACACCTGGGCAGAGAGTAATCGAGCCATCGTGGAGCCAGACGACATCTTCTTTGTGGTCAGCCTAAGCAAGATGTTTACCCATGCTGCCGTCTACAACCTAATACAGGCCGGAAAGCTGGACTACTCAACGCGAGTGTACGATGTCCTTGGCTACAAGCAAGCAAAAGACCCTCGCGCTCTCAGTACGACAGTCTCCCAACTCCTTGATCATTCTGCGGGCTTCGATCGTTCCATGTCTCCCGACATCGGATTTCAGTTCCGAGAGGTCTCTGAGTCCTTTCACAACAACAAGCGTCCTGCGAACCTTTGCGATATGATCGAGTTTCAGCTTACGAAGACCCTGGATTTCGAGCCTGGTAGTAGGTCTTCGTATTCAAATTACGGTACAATGCTCCTAGGCTACCTCATTACCAACATCACTAAGCAGCCATACTTGGACTTCCTCAAGGAGAACGTCCTTGAAGGCTTGGACGTTCGCATTTATGAGACAGCCGCGGAGAAGCATGCCAATGATCGCATCATTCAAGAAACTCGTTTCTCGGGTCTGGATGCCACACACCCACAATCGCTTCAGAAAGTACCATACATctttggcggcgatgggTCCATCAAAGAGGAAGTCGCTCCTTCGTTCGGGCTCGCTGCGAGCGCAAGTACCATCGCAAGGTTTATCGGGAGGTATGCTGTTTGGGGTACTGGTGAGCGCGAGGTAGGGAATCGGCAAGGAGGATTGCCAGCAGCGCGCGCGATGGCCGTGTCGGAGGCGTCGGGCATTGATTGGGCCGTCACCTTCAACACTCAAGACTTTGTCACAAACAAAGAGACCACAGTCTTGAGAGATCGGCTTCTCAAGCCTCTGTTTTCTGAGCCGAAGTCCTGTTTCTCTTGGCTACGAAGATTCTGCGCCGGTGTCTAA
- a CDS encoding Putative GNAT domain, acyl-CoA N-acyltransferase, whose product MTITATDNAGKTSSEVRIEVITQPEDFTQVNEVVCNAFGHQVRDGVFISMNPGWDTPEGQAFHASRMANRFSSVTKNNKGEPNTVFLKATLPDPERPGQRRIAGMAIWVQQSAVEGHGDAPPKDLIKDLNLESIFPGNEAEQRYAAACMGSLHKRREEVIREKAASDEPAVFVLDMCAVDPAFQGKGIAKKLVQWGLDEAKRRGGLELLLEASSMGRHVYSKLGFKQDGPEIEYEVEEQFTHRDRPSNIFMRTGGGQ is encoded by the coding sequence ATGACGATCACCGCCACCGACAACGCGGGGAAGACCTCCTCGGAGGTGCGCATCGAGGTCATCACGCAGCCCGAGGACTTCACGCAGGTCAATGAGGTCGTCTGCAACGCCTTCGGCCACCAGGtccgcgacggcgtcttcaTCTCCATGAACCCTGGTTGGGACACCCCTGAGGGCCAGGCCTTCCACGCCTCGCGCATGGCCAACCGCTTCAGCTCCGTGaccaagaacaacaaggGCGAGCCGAACACCGTCTTCCTCAAGGCCACCCTCCCGGACCCTGAGCGGCCCGGCCAGCGGAGGATCGCCGGCATGGCCATCTGGGTGCAGCAgtcggccgtcgagggccacggcgacgCGCCGCCCAAGGACCTTATCAAGGACCTCAACCTCGAGTCCATCTTCCCCGGcaacgaggccgagcagcGCTACGCCGCCGCGTGTATGGGGTCCCTCCACAAGCGGCGCGAGGAGGTTATCCGCGAGAAGGCGGCGTCGGACGAGCCGGCCGTGTTCGTGCTGGACATGTGCGCCGTGGACCCCGCGTTCCAAGGGAAGGGAATCGCCAAGAAGCTGGTGCAGTGGGGTCTTGACGAGGCCAAGCGACGCGGCGggctcgagctgctcctcgaggcGTCGAGCATGGGCAGACACGTGTACTCGAAGCTGGGCTTCAAGCAGGACGGCCCCGAGATCGAGTACGAGGTTGAGGAGCAGTTTACGCACCGCGATAGGCCGTCCAACATTTTTATGCGCACAGGCGGGGGCCAGTGA